Genomic window (Pyrus communis chromosome 13, drPyrComm1.1, whole genome shotgun sequence):
atatgtatgaccTCAACAAAAGTAGTAAACTCCTGTATAttctttcaaaatattaaatcaaGGATTCGCATAAGAACCTATCACAAAATACTATATCCTATTTCAAAAGTCACGCCTAAAAGGTCTATGCAAGATTTTAAGAGGTCGTACTATGTACGTGTAGCttgattgagagagagagagagagagagagagagagagagagagagagagagagagagttataaATACCCCTATATTCTAGTTTACCCTCACAAGAAATAAATCTAATTGCATATAAAAGCATACAAACACAACCAATGAAATGAAACAAATTGTTGAAAGCAACGAACCACTGAACTCAGTGCTCAATTATTACCAACTTCCATCTCTCTTCTTCGATTCCTTGGTTTGGATCACCATCGCCAAATACAAATGAGAAAATCTAAAAGACAACATCATAAAGTCAATACtttcttcaaatacaaacctAGCAAAGAGACAAtagaaaaagaatgattaaTTCCATCACATACAGATTCAACGAAATTCATCTTGTTATCATCTGTTTGTACTCGTTCTGTTTGTACTCGCCGCCTCCTAGAGTAATATGGATCCCAGAACCTTCATGAAATAAAAGGCAAACAAGGTGTGAGTAAAAGTCTCTTACAAGTTCCAACAACTGATATAATTAAACCCGAAACCGTTCCACAGAATtatgaaaaacattatgaaaaAGTGTACTTAACAAGTAAGAAGAAGGTATTACCAAAAGAGGTCAAATGGATTCATGTAAAAAGAGAACCCTGAATCATACGACCTTCCTCCACGTCTTCCACGATTGTCATCTTCACTGTAACCAAAACACTAGTGTCAACAATCTGCCCAGAATAGAAATTATTTAACAATAGAGATAATAACAATACCATGAAAACTTACCTTCTACCAGAAGACAGAGCAACAACAATTGCAGTATAAACAAGAACAATGGAAGCAACTAGGGCAGTTCCAAATGAAACCCTCGCTACGTACTCAACCCCAGCCTGTCAAAATGCATTATGTTAGTTCCAACTGCCAAACATTATAACCAAAAATTCCACAAAGTTACTACCTTTGCCTTCTCAAGCACAGGCTCAATTCTCATTCTAAGCGATTTTCCCAAAAGCTTCGTCCGATAATCCTTGGGGAAAACATAGAGCACATCACCTTCATCCGAAACCTGTTGGGACCATCTTGAAAACAACAATTGGACTCACCACAAACACAATCTGTGAAAATAACTAAACAAACCTATAAACCCCATACATTTTCTTCACAAACATTTTCGAAAACAACTCcaagttcacaatttttttaaattaactaaaCAAACCTACAAAACCCCATCATTTTCTTAGAAAACATTTTGGGAAACAACTAACAAGTTCAGAACTTTCCGAAATTGAAAGTACCTCCAAGAATCCTTCAGTGTCAGCAGCGAGAGCTTGCAGAGCATTCTGAGCTTCGTTAAGCTTGAGCCCAGCCCGGCCAGCCACGTCACCAATCGTCACTCTCCCTCCACAAGCGTCCACAGCTTCCATTGCTCGCTTCCTCACATCGGAAGGCAACTTATCGCTCTCCACAGAGCCACCGGGCCTGATTGCAGCGGCCGCGGCGTCGAGACCCGACTTCACCGCCGACACAGAAACTCTAGATTCCCGAAACTTGGGGCCAAATCCCGGGAAAATGGGCGTCGGGTGGAGACCGAAGTTTCTGGGATGGTTGGGGAGGAGTGAGGATTTGAAGATGCGGCGGCGAGGACAGTGGTGCTTCGGCGGAAGGGTGAAGCAGGTGGCTATCGACGCCATTGACGGATTGAATTTTCGTTCGGGAGTTGGGTGGGTTTTGCTAAGTTGCTGTGGCCATGGAATTCTTGGCGAGTGGCTCAGAATTGGAGAGCTTCGAAATGGACTTGAGATGAACGATATGAAGCTGGTGAAATTACGGTCATGTCCCAGTCGGATGATGTGAAGGGATAATAGTTCATTTGTGAATTTTTCTCTCTCCAAATATCAAATattgttaaaaatatttaagaaaataaatatatttttttaagatgGAAGAGTCCTTCAACTTTAGCATGATTAGATAAATGGTCATTTaactaaaaaattataattattaattatataaGTCATTAAAATGTACATCTATAATCTTTTTGgtcaaaataaattatgttaaaaaaacaattacaataattgagttaaaattgagaGACCATGGTAGAATTGAGGTAAGGTTGAGTGACTATTTCTTCAATTGCGTTAAAGTTAAAGTATTATTGCTACACATTTTTTCATTTAtccatatttgttttttaattcagCCTTACGAGCATGACAcgtaacttattttgacaaaatttttagtgaagttgatgaaaatgaccataactgCAAGTTTTGATAAATTAAAGGATCAACGACAACAaatttttggatgaaaaactaTTAGTCCAATTGTGTTAAAGTTAAGAaaccattattattttttttttggaaaatatccatttgaaaaagaaaccCCAAACCTTGGGGCGAAACAGTAATTTGACGTAAACGCCCCGTCGATCCCTATTCACTCGGCATCCTACTCTTCTGTTGTTCTTCAACCTGGACtgagaaaagcaaaaaaaaatccaaactttGGCGCAGAAGCAGAATGAAAGTTGGGACCTTCAATGCCACTTTCTCTTCCGATGTCCGTACACTTCACAGACCTCCGAGCTCTTCAATTTTCGGCGCAGCAAACCGTAAAAGTTTCACTGCCAGACCATCCATGGCGTCCAGTAAGTAAACTTCTTCTTCCGTTTCTTCTCCTACTTTGGTGTTTACCCTTTTCATCCAGTTCAACGCGCATTTTCCCATTTTCTGGTGCAGTTTTCACCCGGCGGCTTTCGATCCGCTGCGCCGTTCGCTTCCGGCCTAGCATTGACATACACAAGGTACTGCAACTTCAGTTTATCAAAATTCATGTTTTCGAATCAATTGGGGTTTTCTGTGAATCGGTTATATGCGTTTTTGTGACGAGCTTAATTATCTTTCTTTTGGGATTTCTGTGATTGTTATGTTGATTTTTACTTCAGGGGAAAGTGAAACAAATTGTTGGGTCTACCCTTTCTGATTTGAAGGATGATGGGTCGGTTCTTGTTACCAATTTTGTGTCTGATAAGTCTGCAGCGGAGTATGCAAAGATATATAAAGAAGATGGGCTTACAGGTGGTCATGTTATCATGCTTGGAGCTGACCCTTTGAGTAGAGCTGCAGCCATTGAAGCTTTGCATGCCTATCCTGGTGGGTCTTTTGCCTTCCTTCCTGTTCTTGTAGATTCTGATGCTGTTAATTAATTTTCGGatcaaataatttaaattgtCTTCTAGTATTTTTTCTGTTCATGTTCGAAAAGTGATTCTTATTGGATTTTCTCTCAGTTGCGAACTTTCGATGTAGAGTTTAAGAAGTAAATATGGCTGATGATATGAGGGTAAATTAGATTAAAAGACTGTTACCCAGCATCAGATACTTTAGCACTTTTGCAAAAACATCCGTGTCTGATAATATTGCAGATACTGACTTTTTTCAAGTAAGTTGAGTGCCTTGGGAGTATGCTGTTTCACTTTAATCTATATCGTTGATGACATGTTTGAACTTACAGATTTTCCTTTGCTGAACTTGCTGCGAGGACTGGTATAATCTAGGTGGTTTGCAAGTAGGAGGTGGGATCAATTCAGAAAATTCTTTGAATTACATAGAAGAAGGGGCTAGCCATATCATTGTCACTTCCGTAAGTTGCTACCCTTTCGTCACCCTTTTACATCTATATATTAATTAAGAGGACTGATTTGGATCAAATTGTTTCATGAAATCATTTCTTTACATTTGGCATGGTTTCTTTGCAGTACGTATTTAAAAATGGACAAATGGACAAATGGACCTTGAAAGGCTTAAAGATCTTGTTCTTGT
Coding sequences:
- the LOC137713553 gene encoding uncharacterized protein At5g03900, chloroplastic-like codes for the protein MASIATCFTLPPKHHCPRRRIFKSSLLPNHPRNFGLHPTPIFPGFGPKFRESRVSVSAVKSGLDAAAAAIRPGGSVESDKLPSDVRKRAMEAVDACGGRVTIGDVAGRAGLKLNEAQNALQALAADTEGFLEVSDEGDVLYVFPKDYRTKLLGKSLRMRIEPVLEKAKAGVEYVARVSFGTALVASIVLVYTAIVVALSSGRSEDDNRGRRGGRSYDSGFSFYMNPFDLFWFWDPYYSRRRRVQTERVQTDDNKMNFVESIFSFVFGDGDPNQGIEEERWKLIGQYISSKGGVVAAEELSPYLDIQSSGETLNDETYILPVLLRYEGQPVIDEEGNILYQFPSLQRTASSQRSGRKEYVGRRWADFVGGVNKFFQEKKWQFSNTTVSERAMVAGLGGLNLFGVIILGTILKDTRIAPVGFIKFVSSIFPLLQIYAGSFFAIPLLRWFVLLKTNADIEKRNKARQQCAQSLELPDISLRRKLLSAQDMAQKAFIGQDRIVYSTDKDLVEQDYEAQEWDKRFREIEKSD